A stretch of the Vigna radiata var. radiata cultivar VC1973A chromosome 9, Vradiata_ver6, whole genome shotgun sequence genome encodes the following:
- the LOC106774269 gene encoding endoplasmic reticulum-Golgi intermediate compartment protein 3: MDKVFNRLRNLDAYPKVNEDFYSRTLAGGVVTVVSAAVMLFLFFSELNLYLYTVTESTLLVDTSRGDTLHINFDVTFPAVRCSILSLDAMDISGEQHLDIRHNIVKKRIDANGNVVEERKDGIGAPKIERPLQKHGGRLGHDEKYCGSCFGAEESDEHCCNSCEEVREAYRKKGWGLTNMDLIDQCQREGYVQRVKDEEGEGCNIQGSLEVNKVAGNFHFATGKSFLQSAIFLADLLALQDNHYNISHRINKLSFGHHFPGLVNPLDGVKWVQGPTHGMYQYFIKVVPTIYTDIRGRVIHSNQYSVTEHFKSSELGVAVPGVFFFYDISPIKVNFKEEHIPFLHFLTNICAIIGGVFTVAGIIDSSIYYGQRTIKKKMELGKYR; this comes from the exons ATGGATAAAGTCTTCAACAGGCTCCGCAATTTGGACGCGTACCCAAAAGTCAATGAAGATTTTTACAGCCGCACGCTCGCCGGCGGCGTCGTCACCGTCGTTTCCGCGGCTGTCAtgctcttcctcttcttttccgAGCTAA ATTTATATCTCTACACGGTTACAGAGAGTACACTTTTGGTGGATACTTCAAGAGGAGATACCTTGCACATCAAT TTTGATGTCACTTTTCCTGCTGTTCGATGTTCAATACTCAGTTTAGATGCAATGGATATTAGTGGGGAGCAGCACCTTGACATA CGACATAATATAGTGAAGAAAAGAATTGATGCTAATGGTAATGTGGTAGAAGAGAGGAAGGATGGAATTGGTGCACCAAAG ATTGAGAGACCGTTACAAAAACATGGTGGCAGACTTGGACATGATGAGAAGTATTGTGGTTCATGTTTTGGTGCGGAAGAG TCAGATGAACACTGTTGTAATTCTTGTGAAGAAGTGCGTGAAGCATATAGGAAAAAGGGGTGGGGTCTGACAAATATGGATTTGATTGATCAG TGTCAAAGAGAAGGTTATGTGCAAAGGGTAAAGGATGAAGAAGGTGAAGGATGCAACATTCAAGGATCTCTTGAAGTTAATAAAGTGGCAggaaattttcattttgcaaCCGGGAAAAGCTTTCTTCAGTCTGCTATATTTCTTGCTGATCTTCTTGCTTTACAGGATAATCATTATAAT ATAAGCCATCGGATCAACAAATTAAGTTTTGGTCACCATTTCCCTGGATTGGTAAATCCTCTTGATGG GGTAAAGTGGGTGCAAGGACCAACTCATGGCATGTACCAGTATTTTATAAAG GTGGTCCCGACAATATACACAGACATTAGAGGTCGTGTTATCCATTCAAATCag TATTCAGTGACTGAGCATTTCAAGAGTTCAGAGCTGGGTGTTGCAGTTCctggagttttcttcttttatgacATATCTCCAATCAAG GTCAACTTCAAAGAGGAACATATTCCATTCTTACATTTCCTAACTAATATTTGTGCAATTATTGGAG GTGTATTTACCGTTGCAGGGATCATAGATTCATCAATATATTATGGTCAGAGAACAATcaagaagaagatggagcttgGAAAATATAGATGA